A stretch of Desulfobacter hydrogenophilus DNA encodes these proteins:
- the nifE gene encoding nitrogenase iron-molybdenum cofactor biosynthesis protein NifE, giving the protein MTSISVLKQRENQIYQKGNQPFKMECETKSLAGAVSQRACVFCGSRVVLYPIADALHLIHGPIGCASYTWDIRGAQSSGPELHRMSFSTDLSETDIIYGGEKKLKKALLELIEKYSPKAAFIYCTCIVGIIGDDVDAICRQVEDQTGIPVIAVHSEGFKGTKKDGYKAACDALFSLIERNKAPRVTLPDSINILGEFNIGGETWIIKKYYESMGVKVVSVITGDGRVEEVQQARNAALNVVQCSGSVIHLAKQMEKDYGIPYIRVSYFGIEDTSDALYQVAVFFDKNPEILKKTQDMIRKEVQAIVPRLETMKKDLEGKKAAIYVGGAFKAFSMIKALKTLGMEVVLAGSQTGTQEDYEVLRQMCNEGTVILDDSNPLELAKYSVEKDADLFIGGVKERPIAYKMGIGFCDHNHERKIPLVGFEGMVNFAKEVHGTVTSPVWDLVPRRQKPAGKEGAI; this is encoded by the coding sequence ATGACCTCCATATCGGTACTCAAACAGCGGGAAAACCAGATCTACCAGAAGGGTAACCAGCCCTTTAAGATGGAATGTGAAACCAAGAGTCTGGCCGGCGCAGTCAGTCAGCGGGCCTGTGTATTCTGCGGCTCAAGGGTGGTGCTTTATCCCATCGCCGATGCCTTGCATCTGATTCACGGCCCCATCGGGTGTGCCTCCTATACCTGGGATATCAGAGGGGCCCAGTCTTCGGGCCCGGAGCTTCACCGGATGAGTTTTTCAACGGACCTGTCAGAGACCGATATTATCTATGGCGGAGAAAAAAAGCTGAAAAAGGCATTGCTGGAGCTGATTGAAAAATATTCGCCCAAAGCCGCCTTTATCTATTGTACGTGCATTGTGGGCATTATTGGTGATGACGTGGACGCGATCTGCCGCCAGGTGGAAGATCAGACCGGTATCCCTGTCATCGCTGTCCACTCCGAAGGATTTAAAGGCACCAAAAAAGACGGGTACAAGGCCGCCTGCGACGCCTTGTTCAGTCTGATCGAAAGAAATAAGGCCCCCCGGGTTACCCTTCCGGATTCCATCAATATTCTGGGTGAATTTAATATTGGCGGAGAGACATGGATCATAAAAAAATATTATGAATCCATGGGGGTCAAGGTGGTCTCTGTCATTACAGGTGACGGCCGGGTGGAAGAGGTCCAGCAGGCACGCAATGCCGCCCTGAACGTGGTCCAGTGTTCAGGGTCGGTTATCCACCTGGCAAAGCAGATGGAGAAAGACTACGGCATCCCTTATATACGGGTTTCCTATTTCGGCATTGAAGATACCTCGGATGCCCTGTACCAGGTGGCCGTGTTTTTTGACAAAAACCCCGAAATTCTTAAAAAAACCCAGGACATGATCAGAAAGGAAGTCCAGGCCATTGTCCCCCGCCTGGAAACCATGAAAAAAGACCTTGAAGGTAAAAAAGCCGCCATCTACGTAGGCGGCGCGTTCAAGGCATTTTCCATGATCAAGGCATTAAAAACCCTTGGCATGGAAGTGGTCCTGGCCGGATCCCAGACCGGTACCCAGGAAGATTATGAAGTGCTCAGGCAGATGTGTAACGAAGGCACCGTGATTTTAGACGACTCAAACCCGCTGGAGCTGGCCAAGTATTCCGTTGAAAAGGACGCAGACCTGTTCATCGGCGGGGTTAAGGAACGCCCCATTGCCTATAAGATGGGCATCGGGTTCTGCGACCATAACCATGAACGCAAAATTCCGTTGGTGGGATTTGAAGGCATGGTCAATTTTGCAAAAGAAGTACATGGAACCGTTACAAGCCCGGTATGGGATCTTGTACCCAGGCGGCAGAAACCGGCCGGAAAGGAAGGTGCGATATGA